A window of Lepus europaeus isolate LE1 chromosome 11, mLepTim1.pri, whole genome shotgun sequence contains these coding sequences:
- the LOC133770420 gene encoding zinc finger protein 345-like — MEAVLQEIRQSTFLLPWKIKPGNVASSAHDVGRTEPWKLSSGFLLSVCHSNHYHHLQRIPGAGLSSYYSRTVWVMIAFEDLAVYFTWEEWQNMNKAQKILYREVMLETYSSLLFLGHCITKPDLIFKLEQGAEPWMVSEFLNQNLPVAMKSDDIIRINQEIREKNFKQNVITNNKTSTPKRVELNKRLNLNSSHVSKLIIKRRNDSSMKPEECNVCHNVYPHGGADELQAGEKVGATKVSGNSAQCCEPLSEYHKIQTVKPSFEHSGQGKDFKRKKIFFRFGTVHMGDPCNKSTVTVGKTTQIEKTLHKNTNLSKHQQINTGEKFYGDMGYVEPLLYKSDLLINQRQYIQEKPYACKPCGKSFRCKSCHTIIHSTSLQENSHECNECGKALYPRLDIIRHQEIHTEDKPNECKDCGKAFGKKSQLIIHQRIHTGEKPYECNGCGKAFGYKSQLKTHQRIHTGEKPYECNDCGKAFGSKSQLITHQRTHTGEKPYECNECGKAFGKKSHLIMHHRIHTGEKPYECNDCGKTFGYKSQLKIHQRIHTGEKPYECNDCGKTFGYKSQLNIHQRIHTGKKPYECNDCGKTFICKSQLIIHQRIHTGEKPYECNGCGKAFRRKSQLIIHQRIHTGEKPYECNGCGKAFGRKSQLIIHQRIHTGEKPYECNGCGKAFGYKSQLKIHQRIHTGEKLYECSDCGKDFIFKSQLTIHQRIHTGEKPYECNQCGKAYGKKSHLIMHHRIHTGEKPYECNACGKAFGYKSQLNIHHRIHTGEKPYDCSACGKAFGYKSQLKIHQRIHTGEKPYECNDCGKAFSYNSQLKIHQRIHTGEKPYE; from the exons GAAATGTAGCCTCATCTGCCCATGATGTCGGGAGGACAGAACCATGGAAACTCTCCTCTGGCTTCCTTCTTAGCGTGTGCCATTCCAACCACTACCACCATCTCCAAAGAATTCCTGGTGCTGGGCTTTCCTCATATTACTCAAGAACTGTGTGG gtgatgatagcatttgaagacctggctgtttactttacctgggaggaatggcagaacatgaacaaagctcagaaaatcctgtacagggaagtgatgctggagacctacagcagcctaCTCTTCTTGG GACACTGCATTACCAAACCTGATTTGATCTTTaagttggagcaaggagcagagccatggATGGTGAGCGAATTCCTAAATCAGAACCTTCCAG TTGCCATGAAAAGTGATGACATTATTAGGATCAACCAGGAAATtcgagaaaaaaattttaagcagaATGTTATTACAAATAATAAGACATCAACTCCCAAAAGAGTTGAATTAAATAAAAGACTTAATTTAAATTCAAGTCATGTTTCAAAACTGattatcaaaagaagaaatgattcATCAATGAAACCTGAGGAATGCAATGTGTGTCACAATGTGTATCCCCATGGTGGAGCTGATGAGCTGCAAGCTGGAGAGAAAGTTGGTGCCACTAAGGTATCTGGGAACTCTGCCCAATGCTGTGAGCCTCTTAGTGAGTATCATAAGATTCAGACTGTGAAGCCTTCATTTGAACATAGTGGACAAGGGAAAGACTTCAAAAGGAAGAAGATATTCTTTAGATTTGGCAcggtccatatgggagacccctgTAATAAGTCAACTGTCACTGTTGGAAAGACAACTCAAATAGAAAAAACTCTTCATAAAAATACTAACCTCAGTAAGCATCAACAAATCAACACAGGAGAGAAATTCTATGGAGATATGGGATATGTGGAACCTCTTCTTTACAAATCAGATCTTTTAATAAATCAGAGACAATATATACAGGAAAAACCCTATGCATGTAAGCCTTGTGGAAAATCCTTCAGGTGTAAGTCCTGCCATACCATCATTCACAGTACTTCCTTACAGGAAAACTCGCAtgagtgtaatgaatgtggaaaagccttatACCCGAGGTTAGATATTATTAGACATCAGGAAATTCACACAGAGGACAAACCTAATGAATGTAAAgactgtgggaaagcctttggcAAGAAGTCACAACTCATAatccatcagagaattcacacaggagagaaaccttatgagtgCAATGGCTGTGGGAAAGCCTTCGGCTATAAGTCACAACTCAAAacccatcagagaattcacacaggggagaaaccttatgaatgtaatgactgtggcaaAGCATTTGGCTCTAAGTCACAACTCATAACccatcagagaactcacacaggggaaaaaccttatgaatgtaatgaatgtggaaaagcttttGGCAAGAAGTCGCATCTCATAATGCatcacagaattcacacaggggagaaaccttatgaatgtaatgactgtggaaaaacctttggctACAAGTCACAACTCAAAatccatcagagaattcacacaggggagaaaccttatgaatgtaatgactgtggaaaaacctttggctACAAGTCACAACTCAAtattcatcagagaattcacacaggaaagaaaccttatgaatgtaatgactgtggaaaaaccttcaTCTGTAAGTCACAACTCATAatccatcagagaattcacacaggagagaaaccttatgagtgCAAtggctgtggaaaagcctttagacGAAAGTCACAACTCATAatccatcagagaattcacacaggagagaaaccttatgagtgCAAtggctgtggaaaagcctttggacgaaagtcacaACTCATAatccatcagagaattcacacaggggagaaaccttatgagtgCAAtggctgtggaaaagcctttggctatAAGTCACAACTCAAAatccatcagagaattcacacaggggagaaactttaTGAATGTAGTGACTGTGGAAAAGACTTCATCTTTAAGTCACAACTCACAatccatcagagaattcacacaggggagaaaccttatgaatgtaatcaATGTGGGAAAGCCTATGGCAAGAAGTCACATCTCATAATGCatcacagaattcacacaggggagaaaccttatgaatgtaatgcctgtgggaaagcctttggcTACAAGTCACAACTCAATATCCATcatagaattcacacaggagagaaaccttatgactgTAGTgcctgtggaaaagcctttggctatAAGTCACAACTCAAAatccatcagagaattcacacaggggagaaaccttatgaatgtaatgactgtggaaaagccttcagcTATAATTCACAACTCAAaattcatcagagaattcacacaggagagaaaccttatgagtgA